In the genome of Telluria mixta, the window CGCCTCGCCCGCCTGCCGGTCATGATCGTGTCGTACAAGGACCGCCCGGAAGATCGCGCGCGCGGCCTGGAAGCGGGCGCCGATTATTATCTGGCCAAGGGCGCCTTCCACGACGCCACGTTGCTCGATGCGGTGCGCGACCTGGTCGGCGGCGCCGGCACGGAAAGGACGCCATGAGGATAGGCATCGCCAACGACAGCCCCACCGCCGCCGAAGCGCTGCGCCGCGCGGTGGCGCTCGGGACCGAGCACCAGGTCGCGTGGATCGCGCGCACGGGCGCCGACGCCGTGCGCCTGTGCCGCGACCTGCCGCCCGACCTCGTGCTGATGGACCTCGCCATGCCCGTGCTGGATGGCGTCGAGGCGACCCGCCGCATCATGCGCGAGGCGCCGTGCGCAATCCTGATCGTCACGGCGGCGCCGCAAGACAACGTGGGCCAGGTATTCCGCGCGCTCGGCGCCGGCGCGCTGGACGTCACGGCCACGCCCGTGCTGCTGGGCCGCACCGACGGCGAGGCCGCCCTCCTTGCGAAGATCCGCACCATCGGCAAGCTGATCGCCGGCGCCCCCGCCGCCGCCGCGAGCGCAGCCGTCCCGCCGCCGCCCGCGGCATCCGGACCGCCGCTCGCGCGCCTGGTCGCCATCGGTGCGTCCACCGGCGGGCCGATCGCGCTGGCGCGGGTGCTGGCACGCTGGCGTCCGCCGGCCGACACGGCCGCCGTCATCGTGCAGCACATCGATGCCGCCTTCGCCGGCCAGCTGGCGCGCTGGCTGGGCGAGCAGACGGCCGTGCCGGTGCGCGCGATCGCCGGCGGCGAGCCGGTCGAAGGCGGGGTCGTGCACGTGGCGGCCAGCGACGACCACCTGCGCCTCACGCCCGAACGCCGTCTCGTCTACGACGCTCATCCGCGCGACGAGGTCTACCGGCCATCGATCGACGTGTTTTTCCACTCGGTGGCGCGGTACTGGACACCAAACGCCACCGGCGTCCTGCTCACCGGCATGGGCCGCGACGGCGCCGCCGGCCTGCTCGCCATGCGCCAGGCCGGCCAGGCCACCATCGCACAGGACGAGGCCACCTGCGCCGTGTACGGCATGCCGCGCGCGGCGGCGGAACTGGGCGCGGCAGGCAAGATTTTGCCGTTAGACAATATCGCAACCGCATTGGGGTAGAATGGCGACCCAACGTACATACTCCAATCTCCTCAACGATTCCTCCGCGATGTCTGCAGTCAACCACATCGTCGCCGGCGGACAGGACGACGCCGACTATAAAGTGCGCGTCCTGCTCGTCGACGACCAGCTCATCATCGTCGAAGCCGTCCGCCGCATGCTGGCGCGCCACCGCGACATCGAATTCCAGTTCGTCACCGATCCGCTGTCGGCGCACGCGGCCGCGCTGCGGCACCGGCCGACCGTGATCCTGCAAGACCTCGTCATGCAGGGCACCGACGGCTTCCAGCTGATCAGGGGCTACCAGGACGACCCGGCGCTGCGCGACATTCCCGTGGTCGTGCTGTCGACCAAGGAAGAGCCGAAACTGAAGGCGCACGCGTTTTCCGTCGGGGCGCACGACTACCTCGTCAAGGTGCCCGACGAACTGGAACTGACGGCGCGCATCCGCCGCCATTCGGCCGGCTACATCAGCGGCCTGCAGCGCGACGCGGCGTACCGGTCATTGCGCGCGAGCCAGGAAGAGCTGGCGCGCGCCAACGAGGAATTGCGCCGGCTGGCCGCGCTGGACGGCCTCACCGGCATCGCCAACCGCCGCCGCTTCGACGAAGCCATCCACGTCGAATGGAACCGGGGACGGCGCCAGGCATCGCCGCTGGCGCTGCTGCTGTGCGACGTCGACCATTTCAAGCTGTACAACGACCACCTGGGCCATCCGGCCGGCGACCTGTGTCTCAAGAAGGTGGCCGCCGTGCTGACCGGCCAGTTGAAGCGCCCGGCCGACCTGGCGGCGCGCTACGGTGGCGAGGAATTCGCGCTGCTGCTGCCGGACACCGACCTTGCCGGCGCCGTCCTCGTGGGCGAGGCCTGCCGTGCGGGACTCCAGCAACTGGCGCTGCCGCATCCGGGGGCGCCGGGCGGAATCGTCACCATGTCGATGGGCGTGGCCTGTCTCGTGCCGGGCGAGGACGACAGCCTCGACAATCTCATCGCGCGGGCCGACGCCGCGCTGTACGACGCCAAGCGCGGCGGCCGCAACCGGGTTGCGCCGGCCGGCTGAATCTCAGACCAGCACGGGTTCCGGCTCGAGCCGCACGCCGAAGCGCGCCTCGACGTCGGCCTGGATGGCGCGTGCCAGCGCCATGATCTCCGCTCCCGTCGCGCCGCCATTGTTGACCAGCACGAGCGCCTGCTTCGGATACACGCCCGCGCGTCCCAGGCTTTTGCCCTTCCAGCCGCAACGGTCGATCAGCCAGCCCGCGGCCAGCTTTTCGCTGCCGTCCGGCTGGGCGTGGTGCACGAGGTCCGGCCACGTCTCCAGCAGGCGTGCGCAGTGCTCGTGCGGCACGACCGGATTCTTGAAGAAGCTGCCCGCATTGCCGATCTCCGCCGGATCGGGCAGCTTGCGGCGGCGGATCGCGATCACGGCATCCGCCACGTCGCGCGCGCTCGGCGCGGCGATCCCGTTGACAGCCTGCGCCAGTTCCGCATAGCGCAGGTTCGGCGTCCACGCGCGCGGCAGCGCGAACGTCACGTCCAGCACGACGAGCGAGGCGCCATCCGCGTGCTTGAACACGCTGTCGCGGTAGCCGAAGCGGCAGGCGGCGGCGTCCATGGTGCGGATCGAGCCGTCGGCGAAATCGAACACGGTCAGCGAATGAAACCGGTCCTTGACCTCGGCCCCGTACGCGCCGATGTTCTGGATCGGCGACGCGCCGACGGTCCCCGGGATCAGCGCCATGTTCTCCAGGCCGCCCAGGCCTTGCGCCAGCGTCCACTCGACGAAGGCGTGCCAGTTCTCGCCCGCGTGGGCGCGCACGAGGATGGCGTCCGGCGACTCACCGACGATCTGCCTGCCTTCCAGTGCCATGTGCAGCACGAGGGCGTCGACCTCGTCGCGCGCGATCAGGAGGTTGCTGCCGCCGCCGAGCACGAGGCGCGGCAGCGCAGCCAGCGCCGGGTCGGCGACGACGGCCTGCAACTGGGCCGGATCGGTCACGCGCAGGTAGCGCCGGGCGCGCGCGGGGATGCGGAAGGTGTTGAAGGACTCGAGGGAAACGTCGGTGGACAGGGGCAGATCGGCTGGCATGGCTGGGGCGGGTAGTGTTTGGCGCATTATAGTGGTTACAATATCGCCATTCATTACTGTGCAAGGAAAAAACACGATGCCATCGTTTGATGTGGTCTGCGAAGCAGACATGGTCGAAGTCAAGAACGCCGTCGAGCAATCCAACAAGGAAATCGGCACCCGCTTCGACTTCAAGGGCAGCTCGGCCAAGGTCGAGCAGAAGGAACGCGAGATCACCGTGTTCGGCGATTCCGACTTCCAGCTCGGCCAGGTGCGCGACGTGCTGTTGAACAAGATGACCAAGCGTAAGGTCGACGTGCGCTTCCTCGACGAAGGCAAGATCGAGAAGATCGGCGGCGACAAGGTCAAGCAGGTCCTCAAGGTGCGCAACGGCATCGAAACGGAAGACGCGAAGAAGATCACCAAGCTCATCAAGGAAAGCAAGATGAAGGTGCAAGCCTCGATCCAGGGCGAAACCGTGCGCGTCACCGGCAAGGATCGCGATACGCTGCAGGAAGCGATCGCGCTGCTGCGCAAGGACGTGAAGGACCTGCCGCTGGAATTCAACAACTTCCGCGACTGAACGTTCCCGCCCGCTCCGCACGACCGTGCGGCAAATGGTGCTCTCTGCCCATCCCCGCGTGAGGTAAAATGCGGGGCGTGCGAACACGCCGGTCGGCGGCGTTACCTATAACAACGAGTTGAATAGCAATGAAACGTGTTGATGATTTCCGCCTGCGTTTGGGCAACAAGGAATATGTGCCCATCATGATCGGCGGAATGGGCGTGGATATCTCCACGTCGGAACTGGCCCTGGAAGCGGCCCGCCTGGGCGGTATCGGCCACATTTCCGATGCGATGGTGCCGGACGTGTCGGACCGCAAGTTCGACACCAGCTTCGTCAAGGAAAAGACCAAGCTGTACAAGTTCAACATCAACAACATGGACAAGTCCGTCGTCCAGTTCGACCTCGACCGCCTGGCCGAGGCGACGCGCCTGCACGTGGGCGCGACCATGGCAGCGAAGAAAGGCGATGGCCTGATCTTCGTGAACTGCATGGAAAAGCTGACGATGAACGCGCCGAAGGAAACCCTGCGTACCCGTCTGTCGGCGGCGCTCGACGCGGGCATCGACGGCATCACGATGTCGGCCGGCCTGCACCTGGGCTCGTTCGAACTCGTCAAGGATCATCCGCGCTTCCGCGACGCCAAGCTGGGCATCATCGTCTCGTCCGTACGCGCCCTGCAACTGTTCCTGCGTAAGGTCTCGCGCCTGAACCGCCTGCCCGACTATGTGATCGTGGAAGGCCCGCTGGCCGGCGGCCACCTGGGCTTCGGCATGGAAGACTGGAAGGACTACGACCTGCACACGATCATGGACGAGATCCATGCGTACCTGGCCGCCGAAAAACTCGACATCCCGCTGATCGCGGCCGGCGGCATCTTCACGGGCAGCGACGCCGTGTCGTTCCTGGAAAAGGGCGCGGGCGGCGTACAGGTGGCGACCCGCTTCACGGTCACGCACGAATGCGGCCTGCCGGATTCCGTCAAGCAGGAATATTTCCGCGCCAGCGAAGAGGACATCATCGTCAACGGCGTCTCGCCGACGGGCTATCCGATGCGTATGCTGAAGCAGACGCCGGCGATCGGCTCGGGCATCCGTCCCGGCTGCGAATCGTACGGCTACCTGCTGGACGCGACGGGCAATTGCGCCTACATCAATTCGTACAACCGCGAGGTGCAGGCGAACCCGGGCCAGAAGAACATCCAGGTGTTCGACAAGACCTGCCTGTGCACCCACATGCGCAACTTCAATTGCTGGACCTGCGGCTCGACGACGTACCGCCTGAAGGACACGACGCACAAGCTGTCGGACGATACGTACCAGATCCTGTCCGCCGAGCACGTGTTCAAGGATTACCAGTTCAGCGTGGACAACCAGGTCGCGCTGCCGCCCCGCCAGGAGGCGGCCGCCTGACGGCTATCACGGTCGGCTGAAAGGCGTGCTGCGGCACGCCTTTTCTTTTGGCGGAACGCAAACGCGGCCAGGCTGTCCAATGGGTTCCATCGACACCGGGAGCCGGCATGCACGAATCCGAACCGCCCAGCCGGTGCGTCTTTCTCACCGACGAGACCGGGACCATCCAGGCCTGGAACGACGGCTGCGCCGCCGTGTTCGGCGTGGGGCCGGGCAGGTTCTCGGCCACCCCATCACCACGCTGTTCACGCCACCGGGACGCGATGCCTGGAGCGCCGGCTGGCGCGCTCTCACCGGCCATCCCGAAGGTGCCGAAGTCCACGTCGAGCTCATGTGCGCGCACGGGCGCGTGCTCGAAGGCACGCTGACGCTGGCGCCGCAGGTCGACGCGGATGGACACGGACACGGCTGCGCCGTCGCCGTCATGACCGGGTGCGCGCGGGGCGGCACGGAAGCGGAACGGGTCGCGCGCACGCCGCTGTCCGCCATCGTCGACACATTCCCCGGCACCTTCTATGTGCTCAATCGCGACGGCCGCTTCGTCCTCTGGAACCGCAATCTCGAAAAAGTCACGGGCATGACGCCGGACGAACTGGGCGCCACGCGCGCCCTCGACCTCATCGAGCTGCCGCAGCGGGCGCCGCTGGCGAACGGCATCCGCGCCGTATTCGACGACAACGGCGAACTGAAGCTGGAGATCGACTTCGTGTCGCGCAGCGGCCGCGAGACGCCCGTGCTGCTGAACGGGACGAAGATCCGCTGCAACGGCGGCGAATACCTGTTCGGCACGGGCATCGACGTGGCCGAGCGGCGCGCGCACGAACAGCAGCTGCGCCTGCGCGAGCGCGCCCTGCATGCGGCCAGCAACGGCATCGTGATCACGCGGCTGGACCACGGCCAGAGCTTCATCGAATACGTGAACCCGGCCTTCGAGCGCATCACGGGCTACCCGGCGGACGAAATCCTCGGCACGGACCCGCGCTTCATGGCCGCGCCCGGCATGGACCTCGCGGAACGGGCCCAGTTGCGCGACGCGATCGCGGCGCGGGTGAGCGCCAAGGTCGTGCTGCGCAACCTGCGCAAGAACGGCGAGCTGTTCTGGAACGACCTCTCCATCACGCCCGTGCAGGACGAACACGGCGCCGTCACGCACTACATCGGCGTGATCACGGACGTCACGGCCACCATGCTGCGCACGGCG includes:
- a CDS encoding GGDEF domain-containing response regulator translates to MSAVNHIVAGGQDDADYKVRVLLVDDQLIIVEAVRRMLARHRDIEFQFVTDPLSAHAAALRHRPTVILQDLVMQGTDGFQLIRGYQDDPALRDIPVVVLSTKEEPKLKAHAFSVGAHDYLVKVPDELELTARIRRHSAGYISGLQRDAAYRSLRASQEELARANEELRRLAALDGLTGIANRRRFDEAIHVEWNRGRRQASPLALLLCDVDHFKLYNDHLGHPAGDLCLKKVAAVLTGQLKRPADLAARYGGEEFALLLPDTDLAGAVLVGEACRAGLQQLALPHPGAPGGIVTMSMGVACLVPGEDDSLDNLIARADAALYDAKRGGRNRVAPAG
- the murB gene encoding UDP-N-acetylmuramate dehydrogenase, whose protein sequence is MPADLPLSTDVSLESFNTFRIPARARRYLRVTDPAQLQAVVADPALAALPRLVLGGGSNLLIARDEVDALVLHMALEGRQIVGESPDAILVRAHAGENWHAFVEWTLAQGLGGLENMALIPGTVGASPIQNIGAYGAEVKDRFHSLTVFDFADGSIRTMDAAACRFGYRDSVFKHADGASLVVLDVTFALPRAWTPNLRYAELAQAVNGIAAPSARDVADAVIAIRRRKLPDPAEIGNAGSFFKNPVVPHEHCARLLETWPDLVHHAQPDGSEKLAAGWLIDRCGWKGKSLGRAGVYPKQALVLVNNGGATGAEIMALARAIQADVEARFGVRLEPEPVLV
- the cheB gene encoding chemotaxis-specific protein-glutamate methyltransferase CheB; protein product: MRIGIANDSPTAAEALRRAVALGTEHQVAWIARTGADAVRLCRDLPPDLVLMDLAMPVLDGVEATRRIMREAPCAILIVTAAPQDNVGQVFRALGAGALDVTATPVLLGRTDGEAALLAKIRTIGKLIAGAPAAAASAAVPPPPAASGPPLARLVAIGASTGGPIALARVLARWRPPADTAAVIVQHIDAAFAGQLARWLGEQTAVPVRAIAGGEPVEGGVVHVAASDDHLRLTPERRLVYDAHPRDEVYRPSIDVFFHSVARYWTPNATGVLLTGMGRDGAAGLLAMRQAGQATIAQDEATCAVYGMPRAAAELGAAGKILPLDNIATALG
- a CDS encoding nitronate monooxygenase, with translation MKRVDDFRLRLGNKEYVPIMIGGMGVDISTSELALEAARLGGIGHISDAMVPDVSDRKFDTSFVKEKTKLYKFNINNMDKSVVQFDLDRLAEATRLHVGATMAAKKGDGLIFVNCMEKLTMNAPKETLRTRLSAALDAGIDGITMSAGLHLGSFELVKDHPRFRDAKLGIIVSSVRALQLFLRKVSRLNRLPDYVIVEGPLAGGHLGFGMEDWKDYDLHTIMDEIHAYLAAEKLDIPLIAAGGIFTGSDAVSFLEKGAGGVQVATRFTVTHECGLPDSVKQEYFRASEEDIIVNGVSPTGYPMRMLKQTPAIGSGIRPGCESYGYLLDATGNCAYINSYNREVQANPGQKNIQVFDKTCLCTHMRNFNCWTCGSTTYRLKDTTHKLSDDTYQILSAEHVFKDYQFSVDNQVALPPRQEAAA
- a CDS encoding YajQ family cyclic di-GMP-binding protein, which translates into the protein MPSFDVVCEADMVEVKNAVEQSNKEIGTRFDFKGSSAKVEQKEREITVFGDSDFQLGQVRDVLLNKMTKRKVDVRFLDEGKIEKIGGDKVKQVLKVRNGIETEDAKKITKLIKESKMKVQASIQGETVRVTGKDRDTLQEAIALLRKDVKDLPLEFNNFRD